From the Psilocybe cubensis strain MGC-MH-2018 chromosome 9, whole genome shotgun sequence genome, one window contains:
- a CDS encoding Cytochrome P450 monooxygenase patI has translation MPSSSILVTLVCLFSILYFLKRLVFSAKQPAPLPPGPKGLPIIGNALDFPTKDIGQEYVKWGKRYASTSTIQVLFR, from the coding sequence ATGCCTTCCAGCAGCATCCTAGTAACACTAGTTTGCTTGTTTTCGATATTATACTTTCTGAAGAGGCTAGTTTTTTCTGCAAAGCAACCGGCTCCACTCCCTCCTGGACCCAAAGGGCTGCCTATCATCGGAAACGCCCTCGACTTTCCTACAAAAGATATCGGCCAGGAGTATGTGAAGTGGGGAAAACGATACGCAAGTACATCGACTATTCAGGTTCTCTTCCGCTAA
- a CDS encoding Esterase/lipase/thioesterase, whose translation MFGLVSLAIALAAQRVAAHGGVLSYSWSGQWYNGWQPYNSPTGQTTIQRPWSTYNPIQDATDSQLACNDDGTSGALQLTATVAAGTKITAYWNQVWPHPYGPMLTYLAQCPGSTCTGVNAAGLKWARSFFKIDEAGLISGTVYSGTWGAGQMINQNSSWTTTIPSSVPSGNYLIRFETIALHSLPAQLYPECAQITITGGGSLAPTSSELVTFPGGYSNSDPGLTVDIYSNAAQTMTSYPIPGPPLYAGATPRAGTSPVSSSSTKPASTSTRPASSSSSASSTPVPSSGTVPQYGQCGGQGWTGGTVCISPYKCTVSNPYYSQCL comes from the exons ATGTTTGGACTCGTCTCTCTTGCTATCGCTCTTGCTGCTCAGCGCGTTGCCGCTCATGGTGGTGTCTTGTCATACTCCTGGAGTGGACAATGGTACAACGGATGGCAGCCATACAACTCCCCCACTGGACAAACGACCATCCAGCGCCCTTGGTCTACATA CAACCCCATTCAGGACGCCACCGACTCTCAGCTTGCGTGTAATGATGATGGAACATCCGGTGCTCTTCAACTCACTGCAACGGTTGCCGCTGGTACCAAAATCACTGCCTACTGGAATCAAGTATGGCCCCATCCTTACGGACCTATG CTCACATACCTTGCTCAATGCCCAGGGTCCACCTGCACAGGTGTCAATGCCGCAGGTTTGAAATGGGCACGTTCTTTT TTCAAAATCGACGAGGCTGGCCTTATATCTGGCACAGTCTACTCCGGAACATGGGGTGCTGGACAAATGATCAACCAAAACAGCTCCTGGACAACCACTATCCCATCCTCTGTACCCAGCGGCAATTATCTGATCAGATTCGAAACCATTGCTCTTCACTCGTTGCCTGCG CAATTGTACCCTGAATGCGCCCAGATCACGATCACCGGTGGAGGAAGCCTTGCTCCGACTTCATCTGAATTGGTGACATTCCCAGGTGGCTACAGTAACAGCGACCCAGGAT TGACTGTTGACATCTACTCGAACGCTGCTCAAACCAT GACGTCCTACCCAATTCCAGGCCCCCCTCTCTACGCCGGCGCA ACTCCGCGAGCAGGAACTTCTCCCGTCTCTAGCTCATCCACTAAACCAGCGAGCACTAGTACCAGGCCTGCtagttcttcttcttccgcaTCCTCAACTCCTGTGCCCTCTTCCGGCACAGTTCCACAGTACGGACAATGCGGTGGCCAGGGATGGACTGGTGGAACTGTCTG CATCTCTCCCTACAAGTGCACTGTTTCCAATC CTTACTACTCGCAGTGCCTTTAA
- a CDS encoding Derlin-3: MPTFIDQLGTDIMKIPPITRFISGSAVAVTLAEMGRYVDHRQLLFQKDMVFGKLQLWRLYTSFFAGGNEYGYRHIPYTFILDLMILHRMLSDLETKSYRHSPADLSWQLFMACIVIIIATLPLNIDSFSRPLLTCIVYLRAAFAEPGEKINFYRFFHFDIPLVYLPIALIAYDYFIGGPKYVGPSVAGAVVGHLWWWVVWEGRGDLQIRLARLVELAELFGGIDTLVLRMEGDT, encoded by the exons ATGCCTACTTTCATAGACCAACTGGGTACGGATATCATGAAGATTCCTCCAATAACCCGGTTTATTTCTGGGTCTGCAGTGGCAGTAACCCTGGCAGAGATGGGCCGTTATGTCGACCACCGACAATTGCTTTTCCAGAAAGATATGGTCTTTGGGAAGCTGCAG CTTTGGCGACTGTATACCTCGTTCTTTGCTGGAGGAAACGAATATGGATACCGCCACATTCCATATACCTTTATCTTGGACTTGATGATTCTGCA CCGTATGCTAAGTGACCTCGAAACTAAATCATACCGTCACTCGCCTGCAGACCTCTCGTGGCAGCTTTTTATGGCTTGCATTGTGATCATC ATTGCTACATTACCTTTGAATATCGACTCATTCTCGAGGCCATTGCTTACATGCATTGTATACCTTCGAGCTGCCTTCGCCGAACCTGGCGAAAAGATAAACTTTTATAGATTCTTCCACTTCGACATTCCGCTCGTCTACCTACCTATTGCATTAATTGCATATGATTATTTCATAGGCGGCCCTAAGTATGTTGGACCAAGTGTCGCCGGCGCTGTCGTTGGACATTTGTGGTGGTGGGTTGTCTGGGAGGGGCGAGGGGATTTGCAGATACGCTTGGCCAG ACTCGTAGAGCTGGCAGAGCTGTTCGGCGGGATTGACACACTTGTCCTGAGAATGGAAGGAGATACGTAA
- a CDS encoding Cytochrome P450 monooxygenase 208, translating into MSTSAIVLLCLFPTLYFLKKLLFPAKQLAPLPPGPKGLPIIGNALDFPTKDIGQEYVRWEKLHASSILHATAFGTHVIVLNKKEAADELFERRAQKYSDRPHFPLAEMVGLSYNMAFMGYGDKWRLCRKITQQMFRQGSMENFNWVIQRKVHQALGGLLSDPNDFAYHNKMLAIAIPMASMYGYDVQSPKDPCIIAADKSLNLSIQLIAPGGSLINILPILKHVPAWFPGASSRKAAERVRKLTEDMQQIPLDFVKSQMSKGTAAPSFVAEFLERKQTVGVSEEEEAAVLSIAPTVYAGGSDTTVSTLGTFIYLMAVNPDVQKKAHAEIDSIIGTKRLPEFEDRPMMPYAEAIYREVLRWKPPSPVGIPHTAAEDDIYDGYFIPKGTTVLANIWAMTHDESVYSQPDIFRPERFFNADGTLNDDDRVLTYGFGRRQHMASNILWMAMVSILAAFNIGKARDESGNEIDITDEYVDFGFLTHKKPFKCSITPRSVTAQQLVEQACANA; encoded by the exons ATGTCTACCAGCGCTATAGTTCTACTCTGCCTCTTTCCGACTTTGTACTTCCTCAAGAAACTGTTGTTTCCTGCAAAACAGTTGGCCCCACTTCCTCCCGGACCTAAAGGACTACCTATCATTGGAAATGCCCTTGACTTTCCTACAAAAGATATCGGCCAGGAGTACGTGAGGTGGGAAAAATTACACGCAA GCAGCATCTTACATGCAACGGCCTTCGGAACCCATGTCATAGTTCTAAACAAGAAAGAAGCGGCAGATGAGTTATTCGAGAGAAGGGCACAGAAATATTCAGATCGTCCCCATTTCCCACTCGCTGAGAT GGTTGGTCTCTCCTACAACATGGCTTTCATGGGCTATGGGGACAAGTGGCGATTGTGCAGAAAAATCACCCAGCAGATGTTCCGTCAGGGATCGATGGAAAACTTCAACTGGGTGATACAGCGCAAGGTACACCAAGCACTAGGAGGATTGCTTAGCGATCCCAACGATTTCGCTTATCACAATAAAAT GTTAGCTATCGCAATCCCTATGGCCTCGATGTACGGATACGACGTGCAATCTCCTAAAGATCCTTGTATTATTGCGGCAGACAAGAGTCTGAACTTAAGTATACAACTGATTGCGCCTGGAGGGAGTCTCATCAATATTCTCCCAATTCTGAAGCACGTTCCCGCATGGTTCCCTGGAGCATCATCTCGTAAGGCTGCGGAAAGAGTTAGGAAATTAACCGAAGACATGCAGCAGATTCCCCTGGACTTCGTCAAATCACAAATG TCCAAAGGTACTGCCGCGCCATCGTTTGTGGCTGAGTTCCTCGAAAGGAAGCAGACGGTCGGCGTttcagaggaagaggaggcagcTGTACTTAGCATTGCACCGACGGTGTATGCGG GCGGTTCCGATACA ACCGTATCCACCCTTGGGACCTTCATTTATCTCATGGCCGTAAATCCCGACGTTCAAAAGAAAGCCCACGCTGAAATTGACTCGATCATCGGCACCAAACGTCTTCCAGAATTTGAGGATCGTCCCATGATGCCTTATGCTGAAGCTATATATCGCGAAGTCCTTCGGTGGAAACCTCCTAGCCCGGTAGGTATTCCTCATACAGCAGCTGAGGATGACATCTATGACGGTTATTTTATCCCGAAAG GAACAACGGTTCTCGCAAACATATG GGCGATGACACATGATGAATCGGTCTACTCCCAGCCTGATATTTTTAGGCCCGAACGTTTCTTTAATGCCGATGGAACTCTGAATGACGATGATCGTGTCTTGACTTACGGATTTGGGAGACGGCAA CACATGGCAAGCAATATT CTATGGATGGCCATGGTTTCTATTCTGGCGGCCTTCAATATTGGGAAAGCTCGTGACGAATCAGGAAACGAGATAGACATTACCGACGAATATGTTGACTTTGGATTCCTCAC ACATAAGAAGCCATTCAAGTGTTCAATCACCCCTCGAAGCGTCACTGCGCAACAACTTGTCGAGCAAGCCTGCGCAAATGCATAA
- a CDS encoding Cytochrome P450 monooxygenase (Cytochrome P450 monooxygenase ARMGADRAFT_974139), with protein sequence MAFMNYGEKWQLCRKITQQMFRQGSMDNFNWVIKRKVHQALGGLLSNPDDFAYHNKMLAIAIPMASMYGYDVQSPQDPCIIAADKSLNLSIQLIAPGGSLINILPILKHVPAWFPGASSRKAAERVRKLTEDMQQIPLDFVKSQMSKGTAAPSFVAEFLERKQTVGVSEAEEAAVLSIAPTVYAGGSDTTVSALGTFIYLMAVNPDVQKKAQAEINSIIGSKRLPEFEDRPMMPYSEAIYREVLRWRSPGPVGLPHTAAEDDIYDDTHIKRRLGRAMTHDESIYSQPDIFRPERFFNADGTLNDDDRVLTYGFGRRVCVGKHMASNILWMTMVSILATFNIEKARDEAGNEIEITDEYVDFGFLTFKKPFKCSITPRSVTAQQLVEQACANA encoded by the exons ATGGCTTTTATGAACTATGGGGAGAAGTGGCAATTGTGCAGAAAAATCACCCAACAAATGTTCCGTCAGGGATCGATGGACAACTTCAACTGGGTGATTAAGCGCAAGGTTCACCAAGCACTGGGCGGACTGCTTAGCAATCCCGACGATTTCGCTTACCACAACAAAAT GTTAGCTATTGCCATTCCAATGGCCTCAATGTATGGGTACGACGTGCAGTCACCTCAGGATCCTTGCATCATTGCGGCGGACAAGAGCCTCAACCTTAGTATTCAACTGATAGCGCCTGGGGGGAGTCTCATCAATATTCTCCCAATTTTAAAGCATGTTCCTGCATGGTTCCCTGGAGCATCATCTCGTAAGGCTGCGGAAAGAGTTAGGAAATTAACCGAAGACATGCAGCAGATTCCCTTGGACTTTGTCAAATCACAAATG TCAAAAGGTACTGCTGCACCGTCGTTTGTCGCTGAGTTTCTCGAAAGAAAACAGACGGTGGGTGTTTCGGAGGCAGAGGAGGCGGCTGTACTTAGTATTGCACCAACGGTCTATGCGG GTGGCTCTGATACG ACTGTATCCGCCCTTGGGACCTTCATTTATCTCATGGCCGTAAATCCTGACGTCCAAAAGAAAGCACAAGCTGAAATCAACTCAATTATTGGCTCCAAACGTCTGCCAGAATTTGAGGATCGTCCCATGATGCCCTATTCCGAGGCTATTTATCGTGAAGTCCTTCGTTGGAGATCTCCTGGCCCGGTGGGGCTTCCTCATACAGCAGCTGAGGACGATATATACGACG ACACTCACATAAAGCGTCGACTCGGCAGGGCAATGACACATGACGAGTCGATTTACTCACAGCCTGATATCTTTAGGCCAGAACGATTCTTCAATGCCGATGGAACTCTGAACGACGATGATCGTGTCTTGACTTATGGATTTGGCAGACG TGTCTGCGTCGGAAAGCACATGGCAAGCAATATT CTATGGATGACTATGGTTTCTATTCTGGCGACCTTCAATATTGAGAAAGCTCGCGACGAAGCAGGAAATGAGATAGAAATTACTGACGAATATGTTGACTTTGGCTTCCTCAC GTTTAAGAAGCCATTCAAATGCTCGATTACTCCTCGGAGTGTCACCGCCCAGCAACTTGTCGAACAAGCATGCGCAAATGCGTAA
- a CDS encoding Acetamidase, producing the protein MLFSLFSSAHQVACAWKQNERQSKIASLPAIYSTPLSSSEEKIHALSISQLVSQCQSGTIAPSAIMMAYAKKTLLAQQATNCITDIMFEEALLTPPIANWAPGVDSESGNDYAVRERSLLGVPVSIKDTVDIEGHDSTIGFSRNVRHPAESSSAIVRLLQDAGALVHAKTTVPTGLIAIETVSDVYGRTTNPHSPNHSAGASTGGGGALVACGGSKIEIGTDLAGSVRMPAHFCGVWALKGSSGRFPSWGTRSSMMGLESIPIVASPLAGNLADLREFWKRVVLAEPWRYDHTCIPLPWQEINLQDEGRKLKWGVVRDDSSLPLTPACKRALSMVISALKKQGHEVVDFHPPDMAEGLDIGNQLLFSDGGQQLRSGLTPGDSVTPATKAVLDLFNIPKLIKKILAYFIRSSDPASSKLLNTMHTKTVVEDRNNVAARDIYRAKWHKKWTEEGLDFLLTSPMPTPAIENGSSTKTSLMSAGYLFLFSLLDYTAGVLPVTTVDKALDRLPDNFTTSDEYMRFSPVAKVANSVYDADKMHGLPLGVQVVGRRLEEEKVLEGMQVIENALREQGSVFVADVKL; encoded by the exons ATGCTCTTTTCATTATTCTCTTCTGCACACCAGGTTGCATG CGCCTGGAAGCAGAACGAGCGGCAGTCAAAGATTGCCTCTCTGCCAGCTATTTATTCTACACCACTCTCCTCGTCCGAGGAGAAAATCCACGCTCTTTCAATCTCCCAGCTCGTATCTCAATGCCAGTCGGGTACAATTGCACCCTCTGCCATCATGATGGCATATGCAAAGAAGACCCTCCTCGCTCAACAAGCGACTAATTGTATTACTGATATCATGTTTGAGGAGGCGTTACTTACGCCTCCCATCGCCAACTGGGCCCCTGGAGTCGATTCGGAGTCCGGTAATGATTACGCCGTTCGCGAACGCTCCCTCCTAGGCGTCCCTGTTAGTATTAAAG ACACCGTTGATATTGAAGGCCACGATTCCACGATCGGATTTTCGAGGAACGTCCGACACCCTGCAGAATCTTCATCAGCTATAGTACGTCTGCTGCAGGACGCTGGTGCCCTGGTTCATGCAAAGACTACTGTTCCAACAGGCCTTATTGCCATCGAGACTGTCTCCGATGTTTACGGCCGTACTACAAATCCCCACAGCCCCAATCATAGCGCCGGTGCATCGACAGGAGGTGGGGGAGCACTCGTGGCTTGTGGCGGGAGTAAAATCGAGATCGGAACCGACTTGGCTGGAAGTGTTAGGATGCCAGCGCACTTTTGTGGAGTATGGGCACTGAAAGGAAGCTCCGGAAGGTTTCCATCGTGGGGGACTAGATCGTCGATGATGGGTTTGGAGTCGATTCCGATTGTTGCGTCTCCTCTCGCGGGAAATCTTGCCGACTTGCGCGAGTTTTGGAAACGGGTTGTCTTGGCTGAACCATGGCGGTATGATCATACG TGTATACCCCTTCCATGGCAAGAAATCAATCTTCAAGATGAGGGACGCAAATTGAAATGGGGAGTTGTTCGTGATGATT CTTCGCTTCCTTTAACTCCCGCTTGCAAGCGAGCCCTTTCCATGGTTATCTCTGCCCTGAAGAAGCAGGGTCATGAAGTTGTCGACTT CCATCCCCCTGATATGGCAGAGGGCCTGGATATTGGCAATCAACTTCTTTTCTCCGATGGAG GCCAACAACTTCGTAGTGGTCTAACTCCTGGCGACAGCGTTACCCCTGCCACCAAGGCTGTTCTAGATCTATTCAATATCCCAAAGCTCATTAAGAAGATTCTTGCGTACTTTATACGCTCCAGCGATCCGGCTTCCAGTAAACTCTTGAACACCATGCATACAAAGACAGTGGTGGAAGATCGGAATAATGTTGCCGCCAGAGATATCTATAGGGCCAAGTGGCACAAGAAATGGACGGAAGAGGGGCTTGATTTCCTTTTAACCTCACCTATGCCGACGCCAGCTATTGAAAACGGCTCATCGACGAAGACTTCTCTTATGAGCGCCGGAtatctttttttgttcagtCTG CTTGATTACACTGCTGGTGTATTGCCAGTAACAACTGTCGATAAAGCATTGGATCGACTTCCTGATAATTTTACTACCTCTGATGAGTACATGCGCTTCTCACCGGTCGCTAAGGTTGCCAACTCCGTTTACGACGCCGACAAAATGCACGGGCTTCCCTTAGGCGTTCAAGTCGTAGGAAGAAGActtgaggaagaaaaggtaCTGGAAGGTATGCAAGTGATAGAAAACGCATTGCGCGAACAAGGGTCGGTCTTCGTCGCAGATGTTAAACTATAA
- a CDS encoding Sporulation-specific protein 5: MPLPSTPPAVPDSENIRRPSALPNGGATGGPAKLGAPSFASVVSSSSGPRATARSPKASISPLQHKQKQEHAHSSAPLPSKLINNANPTSTLSIASTNGHDVDSPALTSSSRYHSPMTSPAGSKGNGGNNDNSTTSSDTRTTDPTNTGIPSTDLPERKDGGAETAVETHRLNDSAPCMNDLVNNGNMPSDANSNQLKPPSRGQCENGISNGFQTTAMSEMSALEREQRHQHEMEALTSSMHLGLRVSNSMDNVSAKTLSPLPLSVPLSTSPSQLKQNGQPQSQAPSAPVHSTIPLPDIEDGDRTADVDARQLQHLAQHQQMRDRANESEPYAGSIDLTNLTVPPTVQQRSVSLGLPSSQSENFLSTFDATSPGGSSPSSSTFPTSASDPTLGNAGQKTPNVYINGLPPHFPEDQLFALASPYGEIRSVRTFTRHVRDSESGYGFVLFETVEAAERCIVSLRSYRNLHPTFSKQIHKIPGTTYAHGSLPSSSSWEGPGLRSGTNSSEGSSTGALSADASFKAKMESLQDPTSTNLYMEGLPLSIDEPTLAALVAPHRISSSRFFQTRLSNPPRIIAFVRLETREGAEEIIERLHGRMVRGWNDTGSRISVRFADTSEQRELRRTERAAQEGDGSPARLTIAQAALLNLRGQELRSTNSGPVIHAQSRPPVGRIPSATRQGIPTSVSAPDFATNAHLPPVIGSSSNLEVDYSLAPGRGGHGVQNLRSISPYDAQFAAQPQLGHVQPSMPSSLDPTMSALLDSLGRNTVPYQDVSGGYNNYSTDANYVHDQRGLQHQQHPMVASQSMDNLQHYSRPGPVYTRSGYTPTEEYIMRAHAESAALASQAQQQQHMQAERRRPAPLDLGRQRVGDEVHDDDGANIAVGVRGYRTQASIGRLGQGMLSPPASAPSLPSLGMTNEMTEDEFHASASATRNDYRSHARSYGNDNVDQDEDQFGINSPSSAMNTKHNPNIHPAHVNARLSREPVSAPANYPVQRPPIPLSPSLVSPSSNQDSSSLNDLLNYQHAAAHMRSTTLPQHRTSSLRDRQQRGHFQHNSMSMPAQNLRTPQHASVATLSGTRGIDGATTSSTIFEGEVQDHQQSNNASKPQYPNSPMFDLDTASSSPSLISPTLTYSSQTPSTLSPATPFFGSFNNQAEGGDKGHAMDHYQQKKMTPPSNMTPSSLRSLTGSR, encoded by the exons ATGCCCCTCCCTTCTACTCCCCCCGCTGTCCCTGACTCGGAGAATATCAGGCGTCCTTCTGCTCTTCCTAACGGCGGTGCCACTGGCGGCCCCGCCAAGTTGGGCGCTCCCTCCTTCGCTTCTGTCGTTTCCTCCTCCAGCGGTCCCCGGGCAACAGCGAGGTCCCCTAAAGCCTCTATTTCTCCCCTACAGCACAAACAGAAACAAGAACATGCACACTCTTCAGCGCCTTTGCCTTCCAAGCTCATCAACAACGCAAATCCAACCAGCACACTTTCTATCGCTTCTACCAACGGCCATGATGTGGACAGCCCAGCTCTCACTTCGTCATCTCGGTATCATTCTCCTATGACCAGCCCCGCTGGTTCTAAAGGTAACGGCGGGAACAATGACAACAGTACTACAAGCAGCGACACCCGTACCACCGACCCAACCAACACAGGCATACCTTCCACAGATCTACCCGAGCGCAAAGACGGCGGTGCTGAAACCGCCGTCGAAACGCACAGGTTGAATGATTCTGCACCATGCATGAACGATCTTGTTAATAACG GGAACATGCCATCCGACGCTAATTCGAATCAACTCAAACCGCCCTCTCGTGGACAATGCGAGAACGGAATCTCTAATGGATTCCAGACTACGGCGATGAGCGAAATGTCTGCTCTTGAGAGGGAACAGCGACACCAGCACGAGATGGAGGCTTTGACCTCTTCTATGCATTTGGGCCTCCGAGTCTCCAATTCGATGGATAACGTCAGCGCCAAGACTTTGTCTCCTCTTCCCTTGTCGGTGCCCCTGAGCACTTCGCCTTCTCAGCTCAAGCAGAATGGACAACCCCAGTCGCAGGCACCTTCAGCTCCAGTTCATTCCACCATCCCTCTACCAGATATTGAAGATGGTGACCGAACGGCCGACGTCGACGCTCGCCAACTTCAACATCTGGCTCAGCACCAGCAAATGCGCGACCGCGCCAACGAGTCTGAACCATATGCTGGCTCGATCGACCTCACCAATCTTACCGTTCCACCTACCGTCCAACAACGTTCGGTATCACTCGGGTTACCTTCCTCACAGTCTGAGAATTTTTTGTCCACTTTTGATGCGACCTCTCCTGGTGGATCCTCTCCTTCGTCTTCCACGTTCCCGACTTCTGCATCGGATCCAACCTTGGGTAATGCAGGTCAGAAGACTCCGAACGTTTACATCAACGGACTTCCTCCACACTTCCCTGAGGATCAGTTGTTTGCTCTGGCGTCCCCCTACGGCGAAATTAGAAGTGTTAGGACGTTCACGAGGCATGTCAGGGACAGTGAGAGTGGTTACGGTTTTGTTCT TTTTGAAACCGTAGAGGCTGCCGAGAGGTGTATCGTTTCTCTACGAAGTTATAGAAATCTTCATCCGACATTCTCCAAG CAAATCCACAAGATCCCTGGGACAACTTACGCCCATGGCAGTTTaccgtcttcctcctcttggGAAGGCCCTGGACTTCGCTCTGGGACAAATTCATCCGAGGGTTCCTCTACGGGTGCCTTGAGCGCGGACGCCTCTTTCAAGGCTAAGATGGAGAGTCTTCAGGATCCTACGAGCACAAACCTTTACATGGAAGG ACTTCCGTTAAGCATCGACGAACCT ACTCTCGCTGCATTAGTCGCTCCGCATCGAATCAGTAGCAGCAGATTTTTTCAGACGAGGCTCAGTAACCCGCCGAGGATCATTGCTTTCGTTCG ACTTGAGACGAGAGAAGGGGCCGAGGAGATCATTGAGCGTCTTCATGGGCGAATGGTCCGCGGGTGGAACGATACAGGGAGCAGAATCTCCGTCAGATTCGCTGATACAAGTGAACAGCGCGAACTGAGA AGAACCGAACGCGCGGCTCAAGAAGGCGACGGGTCTCCAGCTCGTCTTACCATTGCACAAGCGGCGTTGCTGAATCTCCGAGGACAAGAGCTGAGATCCACGAATAGTGGTCCTGTTATTCATGCTCAATCTCGACCCCCCGTGGGGCGCATCCCCTCAGCTACCAGGCAAGGGATACCCACCTCGGTCTCAGCGCCTGATTTCGCAACGAACGCGCATCTTCCACCTGTCATTGGATCTTCATCCAACTTGGAAGTCGATTACTCGTTAGCCCCTGGACGTGGTGGTCACGGTGTCCAAAATCTCAGGTCGATATCCCCTTACGATGCCCAGTTTGCGGCTCAACCTCAGCTTGGGCATGTTCAGCCTTCTATGCCGTCTTCCCTGGACCCTACAATGTCTGCTCTCTTGGACTCTCTTGGGCGTAATACCGTTCCCTATCAGGATGTCTCTGGCGGGTACAACAATTACTCGACAGATGCCAATTACGTCCACGATCAGCGGGGGCTtcagcaccagcaacatCCCATGGTAGCTTCTCAGAGTATGGACAATCTTCAGCATTACTCTCGCCCCGGACCGGTGTATACTCGCTCAGGGTATACCCCCACCGAGGAGTACATCATGCGTGCCCATGCCGAGTCGGCGGCTCTTGCGTCTCAGgcccagcaacagcaacataTGCAGGCTGAGAGAAGGAGACCTGCGCCATTGGACCTGGGAAGACAACGAGTTGGCGATGAAGTCCACGATGACGATGGAGCGAATATTGCTGTTGGTGTTCGTGGGTACCGCACTCAAGCCTCGATTGGACGTCTTGGTCAGGGTATGCTATCTCCTCCAGCATCTGCTCCTTCTTTACCTTCGTTGGGTATGACCAATGAGATGACTGAAGACGAGTTCCACGCGTCGGCTTCTGCTACCCGGAATGATTATAGGAGCCACGCCAGGTCGTATGGGAATGACAATGTTGACCAGGACGAAGACCAGTTCGGAATCAATTCGCCGTCGAGCGCTATGAACACGAAACACAACCCCAACATCCATCCTGCTCATGTGAACGCGCGCCTTTCTCGAGAGCCTGTATCTGCGCCTGCGAATTACCCCGTACAGAGGCCTCCTATACCCCTTTCTCCCTCTCTCGTGTCTCCCTCTTCAAACCAGGATTCGTCTAGCCTCAACGATTTGCTGAATTATCAGCATGCCGCGGCGCATATGCGTTCGACGACTTTGCCTCAACATCGCACTTCGTCGCTGCGTGATAGGCAGCAGAGAGGTCACTTCCAGCATAACAGCATGAGCATGCCTGCTCAGAATTTGAGGACGCCGCAGCATGCTAGCGTCGCTACTCTGTCTGGGACTCGCGGGATAGATGGTGCTACTACAAGTTCGACGATATTTGAGGGAGAGGTGCAGGACCATCAGCAATCTAATAATGCGTCGAAGCCTCAGTATCCCAACTCGCCCATGTTCGATTTGGATACGGCTTCATCGTCTCCTTCGCTCATCTCCCCTACTCTTACTTATTCGAGTCAGACGCCGTCAACGCTTAGCCCGGCTACCCCTTTCTTTGGATCGTTCAATAATCAAGCTGAAGGCGGGGATAAGGGTCATGCGATGGACCATTATcagcagaagaagatgaccCCGCCGAGCAATATGACACCTAGTTCTCTTAGGAGTCTTACTGGAAGCCGTTGA
- a CDS encoding Transcription initiation factor IIA small chain (TFIIA 13.5 kDa subunit), translated as MASAYYEFYRGSSIGMALTDSLDELITSGAITPQLAMKVLQQFDKSLADTMVKQVKTKTSLKGHLRTYRLCDDVWTFIIKNPTFKMESNDMVNASRIKIIACKNGDAIEAGKK; from the exons ATGGCATCTGCTTATTATGAGTTTTACCGAGGTTCATC GATTGGCATGGCTCTGACCGACTCGCTGGATGAGCTTATCACCAGTGGTGCCATTACACCTCAGCTAGCGATGAAGGTTCTACAGCAG TTTGACAAGTCTCTGGCGGATACAATGGTAAAGCAGGTGAAGACCAAGACATCGTTGAAG GGTCACTTGCGCACCTACCGACTTTGTGATGACGTGTGGACGTTTATAATCAAAAATCCAACCTTCAAAATGGAATCAAATGACATGGTCAATGCCTCGAGGATCAAAATTATCGCATGCAAAAATGGTGACGCCATTGAAGCCGggaagaaatga